A single genomic interval of Caldalkalibacillus thermarum harbors:
- a CDS encoding transposase, with translation GKRCYGLDRIYTRLPETSETAIGLQYFTMNLWHWLRSLFVFFLLYGFTYVFKKKIVYQET, from the coding sequence GGCAAGCGCTGTTATGGACTTGATCGCATATATACTCGCTTACCAGAGACCAGTGAAACAGCGATTGGTTTACAGTATTTTACAATGAACTTATGGCACTGGTTACGCTCTCTTTTTGTCTTTTTTTTGCTATATGGTTTTACTTACGTCTTCAAGAAAAAAATAGTCTACCAAGAAACTTAA